In a single window of the Daphnia carinata strain CSIRO-1 chromosome 4, CSIRO_AGI_Dcar_HiC_V3, whole genome shotgun sequence genome:
- the LOC130687578 gene encoding putative nuclease HARBI1, translating into MLYEDVIGDLEDMLKDFDEVESIISSNNSDIDSDEEDEILAERRIQRIQRLNEFYLRRGEIFYVFDNQQVYKTFRFDKPSIDYIVKEGFAAFAGLRGVVGAIDGTHIKISRPHKDEIFYVNRKHFHSINVQAICDANGKFLSVNASKPGSCHDAAIFSDSRIGQELKNGRFGDGFLVGDSGYACTPFLLTPYAVTRNNDQERFNTAQIRTRNIIERAFGFLKRRFHSLHGELRVQPGRACRIIMACFVLHNIALSRRLPDFLDEIPEEEDIGDDGEHEFNGWALWRPNETAAQEKLRLRRAGFLKRDNIAANQFGNRR; encoded by the exons ATGCTTTATGAGGATGTTATTGGTGATTTGGAGGACATGTTAAAAGATTTCGATGAAGTTGAAAGTATAATTTCCAGCAATAACAGTGATATTGACAGTGATGAGGAAGATGAGATATTGGCCGAAAGAAGAATTCAGCGTATTCAACGATTGAATGAATTCTATTTGAGAAGGGgtgaaattttttatgtttttgacaATCAACAGGTTTACAAGACGTTCCGATTCGATAAACCATCTATTGATTATATT GTGAAGGAGGGTTTCGCTGCTTTTGCTGGCTTAAGAGGCGTTGTTGGAGCTATAGATGGGACGCACATTAAAATATCAAGACCTCATAAAGATGAAATCTTTTATGTTAATCGTAAACATTTTCACTCCATCAATGTCCAG gccaTTTGCGATGCCAATGGAAAGTTTTTAAGTGTCAATGCATCAAAACCGGGCAGTTGCCATGATGCGGCTATATTTTCGGACAGTCGAATTGGccaagaattgaaaaatgggCGGTTTGGTGATGGATTTTTGGTAGGAGATAGTGGGTATGCGTGTACGCCGTTTCTTTTAACTCCATATGCAGTTACAAGAAATAATGATCAA GAACGGTTTAACACGGCACAAATAAGGACTCGAAATATTATTGAACGGGCgtttggctttttaaaaagaaggttTCATTCACTGCACGGAGAATTGCGTGTTCAGCCCGGAAGGGCTTGCAG AATTATAATGGCATGCTTTGTCCTACACAATATCGCATTATCACGCCGCTTACCCGATTTCCTTGATGAAATacccgaagaagaagacattGGTGACGACGGGGAACACGAATTCAATGGATGGGCACTATGGCGACCGAATGAAACCGCTGCGCAAGAGAAATTGAGACTCCGCCGTGCAGGATTCCTAAAAAGAGACAATATAGCGGCCAATCAATTTGGCAACCGTCGTTGA